From a single Toxoplasma gondii ME49 chromosome II, whole genome shotgun sequence genomic region:
- a CDS encoding hypothetical protein (encoded by transcript TGME49_220920), whose product MTGSSLLAAPVAVQPPRSPAETGRLRVDAVSSAFSRSSALSPVARLSQSTDEGRPDLTGCGSCSPRGFSATLREADDVPQPLLRALYPGAPVSLQVEATIAFLNQRWFRCPRSRKMTHSSSSSSSSCSSAPSSSSSAPSSSSSAPSSSSSAPSSSSSAPSPSFSSSSVSSPSCDASCGGETAQESCAARACDSRGQGDEGTLSAEAARQTLEETAATETLENILTAVAYGLLDLPRWPQREQQLILRCFLPRSKAEERERGEGEGEEGEEGEGEEEEGTEGGVFGALTIFSAFHRFLSGWPREAESPAFLVSCRAALEQRRDEREKAVDGDATIRFYHPSWRSWTVVLHLLEVFVSAPSTLPSLLSCLSPSASPAPGSSCSSSSSRSFSCSRGVPACPAETVEFLTLLSLPSLVEAALCSLPGGPAAFSCLLPASLSSSACSSRLATALLTAWGRLAAFGREPRECRDGNRETETTQRAETAAGGPRISRAERQREEEGEPKREESDGYRQKAGNAEMKCGDVHAEDPFFENVPEALLAATRRFLLRGHAASLARAFLVALLSQDAAREETGRGESWKQQQQKGTARAEGAGETRDGGESKGAERKEEICCVAEFLAGAVSREDPGGPASHALLSACLRELEPLFFLSASHASSPVVSDFHGDGPRLSLHSLAAPRLLQSLLRGFCRLSPCSSSRRGLDSGFLSQFLFKALDPSSSHLLPLPIALFLLDFLSGSFHCSPPLPSSPCSSSSSSLSSSSCSSSVCGRAAEVEGGATEVASELVFSPLFALSFVDLLQLFLHLWANGDGALVSLSLHQHLLLTCFLSRSLSNLTHLQRRLASLSSSSSPSLSGWIPSVLEAPSLELLKRRLHAFSARKKFAALMRGIHARLGSSEEALRLLGMLAAEKMARETLLRVTGKRGETNGREARRLEGKDSDRETALEFRELRDPTVLSRHPALLFVAATERRGWTRHPRSELEFEGDERDKQGKEAGNDVSGERARPKEGGGEKSDPELERFLIGETTEELHRLHEISYLLHAQKKRQQASSFLDSLAFLDQLRGPRDGISSVCYKEENRNCERSVSLPSSSSPSSSPASSPASSSSFSPSSSSSSSTSSAVVAEERQVASRALAPEDKKVVHSIRVVSVDEDTDSDDEDDRYFQTLPDLPAFDASPPSPSPSSPLPSSSFPAASRFVLPVAPAGSPHLPQSVRQVVEWLGGEIHTADESSAAASGDPCSHSSGTNELPSRRLFRVSAALHCCPLLLLLQAKADSAATLFTLTHGGMEKERLSSCFSWEFRDPLLAPRLLRLLLSVDTGVGTQPTELERMRQTSLAALLALQLEPLLPLLAATLLDSQASQHQKLLLLEALQRAASWLAAGAPRRWTLLSPAENGEETEGEERGPCLRHDKRTDAFGACEGEGSGWDWRGPEPGERSRRFAHAPQRAQVAINLFMPHASSVCTALLALLERPMYPATDFAAQQNFAERAAAHRRLLSQPPVVASLLHTAGVSVQLAGYGSLDAEILATTGLRAAIAFQSHRDRSVRRGALSLLAAVAAAAKSLDALFAAVEDAERALGCPYTPEAAAAACGGRQAATGDLEREGSLPDFWQQEGEEDLCEDAEEDSAGFLLREKQVYVVGGASQGGQSVVERLKDQMQNDPDEVCRRLAALVLSLWLELPG is encoded by the coding sequence ATGACAGGATCCTCGCTTCTGGCGGCTCCGGTGGCTGTACAGCCGCCGCGCAGTCCTGCGGAGACGGGCAGGCTCCGTGTAGacgctgtttcttctgcgttttctcggtcatctgctttgtctcctgtcgctcgcctctctcagagCACAGACGAAGGGAGGCCAGACTTAACAGGCTGTGGTTCCTGCTCCCCCAGAGGCTTCTCAGCGACCCTCAGAGAGGCCGACGATGTTCCGCAGCCGCTTCTGCGCGCTCTCTATCCAGGCgcgcctgtgtctctgcaggtcgAGGCAACCATCGCGTTCCTGAACCAACGATGGTTCCGGTGTCCACGATCTCGAAAGATGACCcactcgtcctcttcctcctcttcgagttgctcttctgctccttcttcttcgtcttctgctccttcttcttcgtcttctgctccttcttcttcgtcttctgctccttcttcttcctcttctgctccatctccttcgttttcttcttcctctgtgtcttctccttcgtgcGATGCATCTTgtggtggagagacagcccAGGAGAGCTGTGCGGCTCGCGCCTGCGACAGTCGGGGGCAAGGAGACGAGGGGACCCTGAGTGCGGAGGCAGCGCGGCAGAcgctggaggagacagcggcgacggagacactggaaAACATCCTCACTGCGGTCGCCTATGGCCTCCTCGATCTCCCTCGATGGCCGCAGCGAGAGCAGCAACTGATCCTCAGATGTTTTCTGCCTCGCAGtaaggcagaagagagggagcgaggagaaggagaaggagaagaaggagaagaaggagaaggagaagaagaggaaggaacagaggGGGGAGTCTTTGGGGCTTTGACAATCTTTAGCGCCTTCCACCGATTTCTTTCCGGGTGGCCTAGGGAGGCCGAGTCTCCTGCGTTTTTAGTCAGCTGCAGAGCAGCTCTCgaacagaggcgagacgagcGCGAAAAGGCAGTGGATGGCGACGCAACGATTCGCTTTTACCATCCGTCTTGGCGCAGCTGGACCGTcgttctccatctcctcgaAGTTTTTGTCTCCGCACCCAGCactctcccgtctctgctgtcgtgtctgtctccctcggcCTCGCCTGCCCCGGgatcttcttgttcttcttcctcgtctcgttccttctcttgttcGAGAGGTGTGCCTGCATGTCCTGCAGAGACTGTGGAGTTCCTCactttgctttctctgccttctctggtTGAGGCGGCGCTCTGCTCCTTGCCGGGAGGCCCTGCAGCCTTctcctgtctgcttcctgcttctctctcttcctcggcctgCTCCTCGCGGCTGGCCACCGCGCTGCTCACGGCCTGGGGGCGCCTCGCTGCGTTCGGCAGAGAACCGCGCGAGTGCCGCGACGGAAaccgcgagacagagacgacgcagcgAGCTGAGACTGCTGCGGGCGGACCGCGAATCTCGCGAGCGgaacggcagagagaagaagaaggcgaaccgaagagagaagaatccgaCGGTTACAGACAGAAGGCAGGGAATGCGGAGATGAAGTGTGGGGACGTCCATGCAGAAGATCCGTTTTTCGAGAATGTGCCAGAGGCCCTCCTCGCGGCCACTCGCAGATTTCTTCTGCGCGGGCATGCTGCGTCGCTTGcgcgcgccttcctcgttgcgcttctctctcaagacgcggcgcgagaagaaacagggagaggagagagctgGAAACAACAACAGCAGAAGGGAACAGCCAGAGCCGAAGGGGCAGGGGAAACGCGAGATGGTGGCGAGAGCaagggagcagagagaaaggaagagattTGCTGCGTTGCCGAGTTCTTGGCAGGTGCGGTGTCACGGGAGGATCCGGGTGGACCGGCGTCTCACGCGCTTCTTTCAGCTTGTCTTCGCGAGCTCGAGccactcttctttctctcggcttcgcatgcgtcgagTCCTGTTGTCTCCGACTTCCATGGAGATGGGCCTCGCCTTTCGCTTcactctctcgctgctcctcgtctcctacagagccttcttcgcggcttctgtcgcctctctccgtgcTCCTCTTCGCGACGCGGACTCGACTccggcttcctctctcagTTCCTCTTCAAGGCGCTAgatccctcttcttctcatcttctccctctccccattgctctcttccttcttgatTTCCTCTCTGGATCTTTTCACTGCAGCCCCCCactcccctcttctccttgttcctcgtcttcctcttctctctcttcttcttcctgttcttcgtccGTTTGCGGACGCGCGGCAGAGGTGGAGGGTGGAGCGACTGAAGTGGCGTCGGAGCTCGTCTTCAGTCcgcttttcgctctctcgtttgtcgatcttcttcaactctttctgcatctgtgGGCGAACGGAGATGGCGccctggtgtctctctctctccaccagCACCTCCTTCTCAcatgcttcctctctcgctcgcttTCCAACCTCACGCATCTTCAACGgcgtctcgcttccctctcttcttcgtcgtcaccttctctctccggctGGATTCCCTCTGTTCTGGAGGCGCCGAGCCTGGAGCTCCTCAAGCgccgcctgcatgcgttttcggCGCGCAAGAAATTCGCTGCTCTGATGCGCGGGATCCACGCCCGTCTCGGTAGCTCTGAAGAGGCCTTGCGGCTGCTCGGCATGCTGGCCGCGGAGAAGATGGCGAGGGAGACTCTTCTGCGCGTTACCGGGAAGCGCGGGGAGACGAacggcagagaggcgcgccGCCTCGAAGGCAAAGACTCAGACAGGGAAACGGCGCTCGAGTTTCGCGAACTCAGAGACCCCACCGTGCTGTCTAGACACcccgcgcttctcttcgtcgccgcaACGGAGCGGAGAGGGTGGACGCGGCACCCTCGAAGCGAGCTGGAATTCgagggagacgaacgagacaagcaaggaaaagaagcaggGAATGACGTCTCGGGAGAGCGTGCGAGACCCAAGGAGGgtggaggggagaagagcgacccAGAGCTCGAACGTTTTCTCATTGGCGAGACGACAGAGGAACTGCACCGTCTTCACGAGATCTCAtaccttctgcatgcacagaagaagcgacaacaGGCAAGCAGCTTCCTCgattctctcgccttcctggaCCAGCTGCGTGGACCTCGAGACGGTATCTCTTCTGTTTGCTacaaagaagaaaatcgaAACTGCGaacgctctgtctctcttccctcttcttcctctccttcttcctctcctgcttcgtctcctgcttcctcttcgtctttttctccctcctcttcttcctcttcttccacttcttcggCGGTTGTcgcggaagagaggcaggTGGCTTCAAGGGCCTTGGCTCCCGAAGACAAGAAAGTCGTTCACTCGATTCGAgttgtctctgtcgacgaAGACACGGACTCTGACGATGAAGACGACCGCTATTTTCAAACGCTCCCTGACCTCCCAGCCTTCGAtgcgtctccgccttcgccttcgccttcgtctcctctcccttcgtcttcgttcccCGCTGCCTCCCGTTTTGTGCTTCCAGTTGCGCCTGCAGGAAGTCCACATTTGCCCCAGAGTGTCCGGCAAGTGGTGGAATGGTTGGGAGGCGAGATACACACCGCCGACGAGTCGTCTGCTGCTGCCTCCGGAGATCCATGTTCACACTCTTCGGGCACCAACGAATTGCCTTCCCGCCGACTCttccgtgtctctgcagccCTGCACTGTTGcccgctgcttcttctcctccaggCGAAGGCCGACAGCGCGGCGACGCTCTTCACCCTCACACATGGCGGCATGGAGAAGGAACGGCTGTCCTCGTGCTTCTCCTGGGAGTTCCGCGATCCCCTGCTTGCCCCCCgcctcctgcgcctcctcctgTCAGTCGACACTGGCGTCGGAACGCAGCCGACGGAACTCGAGCGCATGCGCCAGACGAGTCTCGCTGCGCTCTTGGCTCTGCAGCTCGAGCcgcttctcccccttctcgccgccacTCTGTTGGACTCCCAGGCCTCGCAGCATCAGAAGCTGCTCCTCCTCGAGGCCTTGCAGCGCGCTGCCTCGTGGCTCGCGGCTGGCGCCCCGCGACGCTGGACGCTCCTCAGTCctgcagaaaacggagaagagacagaaggcgaggaacgaGGTCCATGCCTGAGACATGACAAGCGAACGGACGCATTTGGAGCgtgcgaaggcgaagggagCGGCTGGGATTGGAGAGGCCCCGAGCCGGGGGAAAGGTCGCGTCGcttcgcgcatgcgccgcagCGCGCCCAGGTTGCGATCAACTTGTTCATGCCTCACGCgtcgagtgtatgtacagcgctcctcgcgctcctcgaACGTCCCATGTATCCTGCGACGGACTTTGCGGCCCAGCAGAACTTCGCGGAGCGCGCCGCGGCCCATCGGCGACTGCTGAGCCAGCCGCCCGTTGTCGCGAGTCTCCTCCACACTGctggggtgtctgtacaaCTCGCGGGATACGGGAGTCTGGACGCGGAGATCCTCGCGACCACAGGCCTCCGCGCCGCCATCGCCTTCCAAAGCCACCGCGACCGCAGCGTCCGACGCGGAGCTCTTTCACTCCTggccgccgtcgccgccgctgccAAGTCGCTGGACGCGCTCTTCGCCGCCGTCGAGGACGCCGAGCGCGCTCTCGGGTGTCCCTACACTCCAGAggccgccgctgctgcctgTGGGGGGCGGCAGGCGGCGACCGGGGACTTGGAGAGGGAGGGCAGTCTCCCCGACTTTTGGCagcaggagggagaagaagatttGTGtgaggacgcagaagaagattCAGCAGGCTTTCTGttgagggagaagcaggtcTATGTCGTCGGTGGGGCTTCGCAGGGGGGCCAGAGCGTCGTTGAGAGGTTAAAGGACCAAATGCAGAACGACCCAGACGAGGTCTGCAGACGCCTCGCGGCCCTCGTCCTCAGTCTGTGGCTTGAGCTGCCTGGATAG
- a CDS encoding hypothetical protein (encoded by transcript TGME49_220930~Predicted trans-membrane domain (TMHMM2.0):79-102:237-260:266-289:308-331:351-374:415-438:571-594:613-633) translates to MHTRSGNEARGYALPTRAPASGNAVYVTSTFPTAPPTASYSSREPMLTDLTPSAQAFSTTSVAGFPDAEAEPPQRKSTDVHWLLAFAGLACVTFFFLLLAFAEGSPSRLTRGLNYQGKTCGVDGSVRDLPFLYVPLDPRERYASLMVDDARCVSQCPSEQDVEAGKTIPVPVRETDTDPNRSSSITVQFALQSPAYAATLMAGAYCVPLDTSLRQQMGAVLNSHFRQIQVALGSFRAAWGCVFGYTILAAFFAAALAFLLRLSPGVVLGATAVWTICLAVVAGASLVSTGLSGVLDPDKGNFYALDYSWALLVGILLVAAGGLLGLLLFVARRAVGNAVRLLECAGEAVFDMLQIFLAPVIFGAIASLWTWFWIEGYLYIVSAGTVDKTQVTSGIDPNGDVDVLPLHRSLVWDARFILFGLGWWVALFWVVEILSAFCQFVIAYSATVWYFSPPEGAEERDVGWYPPLVALGLGAKHHLGSFVVGGLVLGVTRPLRLFFAWASSKSLALHRHSPVVQSLTDCFRSVMQPITFVVDRFTSSGFIEMSISSRAFFPAMDKSCSRILNSRSPASYFHGLASICSLIGTSAVSLTVSFMCYQTLTGTEKFASLTSPNFVAAPLGVSLFVAFISAVIASQYMAIWDTVADTFMYCFLVESVQPPVVDENPITKVHAPACLRELLLDAQQEMM, encoded by the exons ATGCACACTCGGTCAGGGAACGAGGCGCGGGGCTACGCTCTGCCTACGCGAGCGCCAGCGTCAGGAAATGCGGTCTACGTCACTTCAACTTTCCCCACTGCACCTCCTACAGCTTCTTATTCTAGCAGAGAAC CAATGTTGACGGATCTGACGCCGAGTGCTCAGGCGTTTTCGACGACGTCGGTCGCAGGCTTCCCCGACGCAGAGGCCGAGCCACCACAGCGCAAGAGCACGGACGTCCACTGGTTGCTGGCGTTTGCCGGACTGGCCTGCGTGacttttttttttctgcttctcgcgtttgCGGAGGGCAGTCCCTCCCGCCTGACACGCGGTCTGAACTACCAAGGCAAGACATGCGGCGTCGACGGGAGCGTCCGGGATCTGCCCTTTCTCTACGTTCCGCTCGACCCCCGCGAGAGGTACGCCTCCTTGATGGTGGACGACGCCAGATGCGTTTCCCAGTGTCCGTCCGAGCAAGACGTGGAGGCGGGCAAGACGATTCCTGTCCCCGTGCGAGAAACGGACACCGATCCGAACAGGTCGTCGTCGATCACCGTCCAGTTCGCCCTGCAGTCTCCCGCCTACGCCGCGACGCTCATGGCCGGCGCGTACTGCGTTCCCCTCGACACCAGTCTCCGCCAGCAGATGGGCGCCGTTCTGAACTCCCATTTTCGACAAATTCAAGTCGCTCTAGGTTCCTTCCGCGCAGCCTGGGGATGCGTCTTTGGATACACAATTCTCgcagccttcttcgctgccgcgctcgccttccttctccgcctctcccccGGCGTCGTCTTAGGGGCCACTGCCGTCTGGACCATCTGCCTCGCTGTCGTCGCAGGAGCTTCGCTTGTCTCCACAGGCCTCTCCGGAGTTCTCGATCCCGACAAGGGAAACTTCTACGCGCTGGACTACTCCTGGGCTCTCCTT GTCGGCATCTTGTTGGTCGCAGCCGGTGGCCTGCTGGGACTGTTGCTGTTCGTGGCAAGACGCGCCGTCGGAAATGCTGTGCGGCTCCTCGAGTGTGCAGGCGAGGCTGTCTTCGACATGTTGCAGATCTTCCTCGCTCCCGTCATCTTTGGCGCAA tcgCGAGCCTCTGGACGTGGTTCTGGATCGAGGGATACCTCTACATCGTCTCGGCCGGCACAGTGGACAAGACTCAG GTAACGTCTGGGATCGACCCAAACGGCGACGTGGACGTACTCCCTCTCCACCGTTCGCTGGTCTGGGATGCGCGGTTCATTCTCTTCGGCCTCGGCTGGTGGGTGGCGCTCTTCTGGGTGGTGGAAATCCTCTCCGCCTTTTGCCAGTTCGTCATCGCCTACTCCGCAACCGTGTGGTACTTCTCCCCTCCCGAAGGCGCTGAGGAACGAGACGTCGGCTGGTATCCGCCGCTTGTTGCCCTTGGCCTCGGCGCGAAACATCACCTCGGCAGCTTCGTCGTCGGCGGCCTCGTGCTCGGCGTCACGCGAcctctccgcctcttcttcgcctgggCGTCCTCCAAGAGTCTCGCGCTCCACAGGCACTCTCCCGTCGTCCAAAGCCTCACCGACTGCTTTC GCAGCGTCATGCAGCCAATCACCTTCGTCGTGGATCGATTCACCTCTTCAGGTTTCATCGAG ATGTCGATTTCTTCTCGAGCGTTCTTCCCGGCGATGGACAAGTCTTGCTCGCGCATCTTGAATTCGCGGTCTCCTGCCTCGTATTTCCACGGC CTGGCGAGCATTTGCTCCCTCATTGGCACCTCCGCGGTCTCCCTCACCGTCAGCTTCATGTGCTACCAG ACGCTGACAGGAACAGAAAAGTTCGCGTCTCTGACGTCTCCGAACTTCGTCGCGGCCCCCTtgggcgtctctctctttgtggCGTTCATCTCCGCCGTGATTGCGTCGCAGTACATGGCGATCTGGGACACCGTTGCCGATACTTTCATGTactgcttcctcgtcgaaTCGGTCCAGCCCCCAG tgGTCGACGAGAACCCCATCACGaaggtgcatgcgcctgcgtGCCTCAGGGAGTTGCTTCTCGACGCCCAGCAAGAAATGATGTGA